One window of Myxocyprinus asiaticus isolate MX2 ecotype Aquarium Trade chromosome 4, UBuf_Myxa_2, whole genome shotgun sequence genomic DNA carries:
- the LOC127438185 gene encoding histone H4 transcription factor-like isoform X4 has product MPSPGKRAPRREELLLELVCEWGSCQETFEKMQEFCQHIEKHYKATVESESSDLPEEEHNCLWRDCGFCSVEGDGELLRHMFFHCYHTKLKQWGVAILKGHNDMGTCSVGVHTRNILPEVQENFLCLWEHCEMTMDNPEWFFRHVEMHAHCLEANEESVLFCGWKDCEASFNGRFKLREHMRSHTQEKLVACPTCGGMFANNTKFFDHIRRQTSIEGQRFQCSHCSKRFATERLLRDHMRNHVNHYKCPLCDMTCPSPSSLRNHIKFRHSNEKPYSCDYCEYSCKNLIDLRKHLDTHSSEPAYRCDFSDCNYSTRSLYSIKNHYKRIHEGDYTPRYKCHVCEQCFTRGNNLTAHLRKKHQFKWPSGHPRFRYKEHEDGFMRLQLIRYESVELTEQLMRERQGEGDSSESTPRDIQSGEVLEETEPVGTMCGKTEAGMRKQVAEDCRTQGNGESVFLVLTAGTTSETDSMREESVMCQLQDTAQQLGMEVV; this is encoded by the exons ATGCCCTCTCCGGGCAAGCGTGCCCCACGCAGAGAGGAGCTGCTGCTGGAACTGGTGTGCGAGTGGGGCTCGTGTCAGGAGACGTTTGAAAAGATGCAGGAGTTCTGCCAGCACATAGAGAAACATTATAAAGCTACTGTAGAAAGTGAGAGCTCGGATTTACCAG AAGAGGAACATAACTGTCTGTGGCGAGACTGTGGCTTCTGTTCAGTGGAAGGTGATGGGGAGCTGCTTAGACACATGTTCTTCCATTGTTACCACACCAAGTTGAAGCAGTGGGGAGTTGCAATACTCAAGGGTCACAATGACATGGGCACCTGCTCGGTCGGTGTCCACACCCGCAACATCTTGCCTGAGGTCCAAGAGAACTTCCTCTGTCTTTGGGAGCACTGTGAG atgacTATGGATAATCCAGAGTGGTTCTTCAGACATGTGGAGATGCATGCCCACTGTCTCGAGGCCAATGAAGAGAGTGTGTTGTTTTGTGGCTGGAAAG ATTGTGAGGCGTCTTTCAATGGCAGGTTTAAGTTGCGAGAGCACATGCGTAGTCACACGCAGGAAAAGCTGGTGGCATGTCCGACCTGCGGAGGAATGTTCGCCAACAACACAAAGTTCTTCGACCACATTCGACGACAGACCTCCATAGAAG gTCAAAGGTTTCAATGTTCTCACTGCTCTAAGCGTTTTGCCACTGAGAGGCTACTGAGAGACCACATGAGGAACCATG TCAACCATtataaatgtccactgtgtgataTGACCTGTCCATCACCTTCCTCACTGAGAAACCACATCAAGTTTCGACATTCCAACGAGAAGCCCTACAGCTGTGACTACTGCGAGTACAG CTGTAAAAACCTGATTGACTTGCGGAAGCATTtagacacacacagcagtgagCCAGCGTATCGATGTGACTTCTCTGACTGTAACTACTCCACCCGCTCCCTTTACTCAATCAAGAACCACTACAAACGCATTCATGAG GGAGATTACACCCCTCGCTATAAGTGCCACGTGTGTGAGCAGTGCTTCACCCGGGGGAACAATCTCACTGCCCACCTACGCAAGAAACATCAGTTCAAATGGCCCTCAGGACACCCCAGATTCAG GTATAAAGAACATGAAGACGGGTTCATGCGACTGCAGCTGATCCGTTATGAGAGTGTGGAGCTGACAGAGCAGCTGATGCGGGAGCGGCAGGGGGAGGGGGACAGCAGTGAGTCCACCCCGCGGGACATCCAGTCGGGTGAAGTACTAGAGGAGACGGAGCCCGTCGGAACCATGTGTGGAAAAACAGAGGCAGGAATGAGAAAGCAGGTAGCAGAGGATTGTAGGACACAGGGAAATGGAGAAAGTGTGTTCCTGGTATTGACGGCAGGAACCACCTCAGAGACAGACTCTATGAGGGAGGAGTCAGTGATGTGTCAACTGCAGGACACCGCCCAACAATTGGGCATGGAGGTGGTCTAA
- the LOC127438185 gene encoding histone H4 transcription factor-like isoform X2 — MRELLTTIMLLIQSSGGPHIVLYIQWCIMPSPGKRAPRREELLLELVCEWGSCQETFEKMQEFCQHIEKHYKATVESESSDLPEEEHNCLWRDCGFCSVEGDGELLRHMFFHCYHTKLKQWGVAILKGHNDMGTCSVGVHTRNILPEVQENFLCLWEHCEMTMDNPEWFFRHVEMHAHCLEANEESVLFCGWKDCEASFNGRFKLREHMRSHTQEKLVACPTCGGMFANNTKFFDHIRRQTSIEGQRFQCSHCSKRFATERLLRDHMRNHVNHYKCPLCDMTCPSPSSLRNHIKFRHSNEKPYSCDYCEYSCKNLIDLRKHLDTHSSEPAYRCDFSDCNYSTRSLYSIKNHYKRIHEGDYTPRYKCHVCEQCFTRGNNLTAHLRKKHQFKWPSGHPRFRYKEHEDGFMRLQLIRYESVELTEQLMRERQGEGDSSESTPRDIQSGEVLEETEPVGTMCGKTEAGMRKQVAEDCRTQGNGESVFLVLTAGTTSETDSMREESVMCQLQDTAQQLGMEVV, encoded by the exons ATGAGAGAACTCTTGACTACAATCATGCTGTTGATACAA AGCTCTGGAGGTCCACACATTGTGCTTTACATTCAGTGGTGCATAATGCCCTCTCCGGGCAAGCGTGCCCCACGCAGAGAGGAGCTGCTGCTGGAACTGGTGTGCGAGTGGGGCTCGTGTCAGGAGACGTTTGAAAAGATGCAGGAGTTCTGCCAGCACATAGAGAAACATTATAAAGCTACTGTAGAAAGTGAGAGCTCGGATTTACCAG AAGAGGAACATAACTGTCTGTGGCGAGACTGTGGCTTCTGTTCAGTGGAAGGTGATGGGGAGCTGCTTAGACACATGTTCTTCCATTGTTACCACACCAAGTTGAAGCAGTGGGGAGTTGCAATACTCAAGGGTCACAATGACATGGGCACCTGCTCGGTCGGTGTCCACACCCGCAACATCTTGCCTGAGGTCCAAGAGAACTTCCTCTGTCTTTGGGAGCACTGTGAG atgacTATGGATAATCCAGAGTGGTTCTTCAGACATGTGGAGATGCATGCCCACTGTCTCGAGGCCAATGAAGAGAGTGTGTTGTTTTGTGGCTGGAAAG ATTGTGAGGCGTCTTTCAATGGCAGGTTTAAGTTGCGAGAGCACATGCGTAGTCACACGCAGGAAAAGCTGGTGGCATGTCCGACCTGCGGAGGAATGTTCGCCAACAACACAAAGTTCTTCGACCACATTCGACGACAGACCTCCATAGAAG gTCAAAGGTTTCAATGTTCTCACTGCTCTAAGCGTTTTGCCACTGAGAGGCTACTGAGAGACCACATGAGGAACCATG TCAACCATtataaatgtccactgtgtgataTGACCTGTCCATCACCTTCCTCACTGAGAAACCACATCAAGTTTCGACATTCCAACGAGAAGCCCTACAGCTGTGACTACTGCGAGTACAG CTGTAAAAACCTGATTGACTTGCGGAAGCATTtagacacacacagcagtgagCCAGCGTATCGATGTGACTTCTCTGACTGTAACTACTCCACCCGCTCCCTTTACTCAATCAAGAACCACTACAAACGCATTCATGAG GGAGATTACACCCCTCGCTATAAGTGCCACGTGTGTGAGCAGTGCTTCACCCGGGGGAACAATCTCACTGCCCACCTACGCAAGAAACATCAGTTCAAATGGCCCTCAGGACACCCCAGATTCAG GTATAAAGAACATGAAGACGGGTTCATGCGACTGCAGCTGATCCGTTATGAGAGTGTGGAGCTGACAGAGCAGCTGATGCGGGAGCGGCAGGGGGAGGGGGACAGCAGTGAGTCCACCCCGCGGGACATCCAGTCGGGTGAAGTACTAGAGGAGACGGAGCCCGTCGGAACCATGTGTGGAAAAACAGAGGCAGGAATGAGAAAGCAGGTAGCAGAGGATTGTAGGACACAGGGAAATGGAGAAAGTGTGTTCCTGGTATTGACGGCAGGAACCACCTCAGAGACAGACTCTATGAGGGAGGAGTCAGTGATGTGTCAACTGCAGGACACCGCCCAACAATTGGGCATGGAGGTGGTCTAA
- the LOC127438185 gene encoding histone H4 transcription factor-like isoform X3, with protein MKKVLHIWDGMRSSGGPHIVLYIQWCIMPSPGKRAPRREELLLELVCEWGSCQETFEKMQEFCQHIEKHYKATVESESSDLPEEEHNCLWRDCGFCSVEGDGELLRHMFFHCYHTKLKQWGVAILKGHNDMGTCSVGVHTRNILPEVQENFLCLWEHCEMTMDNPEWFFRHVEMHAHCLEANEESVLFCGWKDCEASFNGRFKLREHMRSHTQEKLVACPTCGGMFANNTKFFDHIRRQTSIEGQRFQCSHCSKRFATERLLRDHMRNHVNHYKCPLCDMTCPSPSSLRNHIKFRHSNEKPYSCDYCEYSCKNLIDLRKHLDTHSSEPAYRCDFSDCNYSTRSLYSIKNHYKRIHEGDYTPRYKCHVCEQCFTRGNNLTAHLRKKHQFKWPSGHPRFRYKEHEDGFMRLQLIRYESVELTEQLMRERQGEGDSSESTPRDIQSGEVLEETEPVGTMCGKTEAGMRKQVAEDCRTQGNGESVFLVLTAGTTSETDSMREESVMCQLQDTAQQLGMEVV; from the exons atgaagaaagtcttacacatctgggatggcatgagg AGCTCTGGAGGTCCACACATTGTGCTTTACATTCAGTGGTGCATAATGCCCTCTCCGGGCAAGCGTGCCCCACGCAGAGAGGAGCTGCTGCTGGAACTGGTGTGCGAGTGGGGCTCGTGTCAGGAGACGTTTGAAAAGATGCAGGAGTTCTGCCAGCACATAGAGAAACATTATAAAGCTACTGTAGAAAGTGAGAGCTCGGATTTACCAG AAGAGGAACATAACTGTCTGTGGCGAGACTGTGGCTTCTGTTCAGTGGAAGGTGATGGGGAGCTGCTTAGACACATGTTCTTCCATTGTTACCACACCAAGTTGAAGCAGTGGGGAGTTGCAATACTCAAGGGTCACAATGACATGGGCACCTGCTCGGTCGGTGTCCACACCCGCAACATCTTGCCTGAGGTCCAAGAGAACTTCCTCTGTCTTTGGGAGCACTGTGAG atgacTATGGATAATCCAGAGTGGTTCTTCAGACATGTGGAGATGCATGCCCACTGTCTCGAGGCCAATGAAGAGAGTGTGTTGTTTTGTGGCTGGAAAG ATTGTGAGGCGTCTTTCAATGGCAGGTTTAAGTTGCGAGAGCACATGCGTAGTCACACGCAGGAAAAGCTGGTGGCATGTCCGACCTGCGGAGGAATGTTCGCCAACAACACAAAGTTCTTCGACCACATTCGACGACAGACCTCCATAGAAG gTCAAAGGTTTCAATGTTCTCACTGCTCTAAGCGTTTTGCCACTGAGAGGCTACTGAGAGACCACATGAGGAACCATG TCAACCATtataaatgtccactgtgtgataTGACCTGTCCATCACCTTCCTCACTGAGAAACCACATCAAGTTTCGACATTCCAACGAGAAGCCCTACAGCTGTGACTACTGCGAGTACAG CTGTAAAAACCTGATTGACTTGCGGAAGCATTtagacacacacagcagtgagCCAGCGTATCGATGTGACTTCTCTGACTGTAACTACTCCACCCGCTCCCTTTACTCAATCAAGAACCACTACAAACGCATTCATGAG GGAGATTACACCCCTCGCTATAAGTGCCACGTGTGTGAGCAGTGCTTCACCCGGGGGAACAATCTCACTGCCCACCTACGCAAGAAACATCAGTTCAAATGGCCCTCAGGACACCCCAGATTCAG GTATAAAGAACATGAAGACGGGTTCATGCGACTGCAGCTGATCCGTTATGAGAGTGTGGAGCTGACAGAGCAGCTGATGCGGGAGCGGCAGGGGGAGGGGGACAGCAGTGAGTCCACCCCGCGGGACATCCAGTCGGGTGAAGTACTAGAGGAGACGGAGCCCGTCGGAACCATGTGTGGAAAAACAGAGGCAGGAATGAGAAAGCAGGTAGCAGAGGATTGTAGGACACAGGGAAATGGAGAAAGTGTGTTCCTGGTATTGACGGCAGGAACCACCTCAGAGACAGACTCTATGAGGGAGGAGTCAGTGATGTGTCAACTGCAGGACACCGCCCAACAATTGGGCATGGAGGTGGTCTAA
- the LOC127438185 gene encoding histone H4 transcription factor-like isoform X1: protein MRELLTTIMLLIQMKKVLHIWDGMRSSGGPHIVLYIQWCIMPSPGKRAPRREELLLELVCEWGSCQETFEKMQEFCQHIEKHYKATVESESSDLPEEEHNCLWRDCGFCSVEGDGELLRHMFFHCYHTKLKQWGVAILKGHNDMGTCSVGVHTRNILPEVQENFLCLWEHCEMTMDNPEWFFRHVEMHAHCLEANEESVLFCGWKDCEASFNGRFKLREHMRSHTQEKLVACPTCGGMFANNTKFFDHIRRQTSIEGQRFQCSHCSKRFATERLLRDHMRNHVNHYKCPLCDMTCPSPSSLRNHIKFRHSNEKPYSCDYCEYSCKNLIDLRKHLDTHSSEPAYRCDFSDCNYSTRSLYSIKNHYKRIHEGDYTPRYKCHVCEQCFTRGNNLTAHLRKKHQFKWPSGHPRFRYKEHEDGFMRLQLIRYESVELTEQLMRERQGEGDSSESTPRDIQSGEVLEETEPVGTMCGKTEAGMRKQVAEDCRTQGNGESVFLVLTAGTTSETDSMREESVMCQLQDTAQQLGMEVV from the exons ATGAGAGAACTCTTGACTACAATCATGCTGTTGATACAA atgaagaaagtcttacacatctgggatggcatgagg AGCTCTGGAGGTCCACACATTGTGCTTTACATTCAGTGGTGCATAATGCCCTCTCCGGGCAAGCGTGCCCCACGCAGAGAGGAGCTGCTGCTGGAACTGGTGTGCGAGTGGGGCTCGTGTCAGGAGACGTTTGAAAAGATGCAGGAGTTCTGCCAGCACATAGAGAAACATTATAAAGCTACTGTAGAAAGTGAGAGCTCGGATTTACCAG AAGAGGAACATAACTGTCTGTGGCGAGACTGTGGCTTCTGTTCAGTGGAAGGTGATGGGGAGCTGCTTAGACACATGTTCTTCCATTGTTACCACACCAAGTTGAAGCAGTGGGGAGTTGCAATACTCAAGGGTCACAATGACATGGGCACCTGCTCGGTCGGTGTCCACACCCGCAACATCTTGCCTGAGGTCCAAGAGAACTTCCTCTGTCTTTGGGAGCACTGTGAG atgacTATGGATAATCCAGAGTGGTTCTTCAGACATGTGGAGATGCATGCCCACTGTCTCGAGGCCAATGAAGAGAGTGTGTTGTTTTGTGGCTGGAAAG ATTGTGAGGCGTCTTTCAATGGCAGGTTTAAGTTGCGAGAGCACATGCGTAGTCACACGCAGGAAAAGCTGGTGGCATGTCCGACCTGCGGAGGAATGTTCGCCAACAACACAAAGTTCTTCGACCACATTCGACGACAGACCTCCATAGAAG gTCAAAGGTTTCAATGTTCTCACTGCTCTAAGCGTTTTGCCACTGAGAGGCTACTGAGAGACCACATGAGGAACCATG TCAACCATtataaatgtccactgtgtgataTGACCTGTCCATCACCTTCCTCACTGAGAAACCACATCAAGTTTCGACATTCCAACGAGAAGCCCTACAGCTGTGACTACTGCGAGTACAG CTGTAAAAACCTGATTGACTTGCGGAAGCATTtagacacacacagcagtgagCCAGCGTATCGATGTGACTTCTCTGACTGTAACTACTCCACCCGCTCCCTTTACTCAATCAAGAACCACTACAAACGCATTCATGAG GGAGATTACACCCCTCGCTATAAGTGCCACGTGTGTGAGCAGTGCTTCACCCGGGGGAACAATCTCACTGCCCACCTACGCAAGAAACATCAGTTCAAATGGCCCTCAGGACACCCCAGATTCAG GTATAAAGAACATGAAGACGGGTTCATGCGACTGCAGCTGATCCGTTATGAGAGTGTGGAGCTGACAGAGCAGCTGATGCGGGAGCGGCAGGGGGAGGGGGACAGCAGTGAGTCCACCCCGCGGGACATCCAGTCGGGTGAAGTACTAGAGGAGACGGAGCCCGTCGGAACCATGTGTGGAAAAACAGAGGCAGGAATGAGAAAGCAGGTAGCAGAGGATTGTAGGACACAGGGAAATGGAGAAAGTGTGTTCCTGGTATTGACGGCAGGAACCACCTCAGAGACAGACTCTATGAGGGAGGAGTCAGTGATGTGTCAACTGCAGGACACCGCCCAACAATTGGGCATGGAGGTGGTCTAA